In Fusobacterium sp., the genomic stretch AAAATCTAAATATTTCTTTTTCCATCTTTTTGTTTTTTTTAGAAAAAATAAGAGTATAAAAGAATATAGATTTATTATTGAATTTTTATATACTACAAAATAAAACATCGTGATTTGCGCTTTTTGTTAACATGGTAGGATATATCTTATTTTTGGAGAAAAATAAATTAAAACAAAGTGTGTAGGAGCCTATATAGACATAATAGGGGTAATTACAATTATAAAAAGTAACTCAGTGAAATAAATAATAATTTGACAATTCTTAAGAGTACACGATATACTAGAATATAAAACAAAAAAAGGAGAGAGAAAAGTGAAAAATAGAAACATAGCTTTGTGCATAATTTTAACATTTGTAACTTGTGGAATTTATAGTTTATTTTGGAATGTTAATTTAAACAATGATTTTGCAGAACATAATGGAAAAGAAAAAAATGGATGGATGATAATACTTTTAAGTATAATTACATGTGGAATATACTATTTTGTATGGATATATAGAATGGGAGAAGAAATAGAAAAAGCTGGAGGAAAAAATGAAGGAATAGTTTATTTATTATTGAGCCTTTTTGGTTTTGGAATAATAGCTATGGCTCTTATTCAGCATCAGGAAAATGAGTTATGTCCAAAAGTAGAGAATTTATATTAGTTATATTTATTGGAGCTTTTATAAGTTTTATAGCAGGAATAGTTTTTAATAAAAGCATATGTCTTTTTATAAATATATTTGGGCTGCCATGTCCATCCTGTGGAATGACAAGAGCTTATATTTCTCTTGGACATTTAGATATAAAGAAAGCATTTTATTACCATCCACTTTTTTGGAGTGTACCACTTATTCTGCTGGGATATAAAAATAAAAAAATTATATATATATTAGGGATTCTTTTTATAAGTGTCTGGTTAGTAAGGATGTATCTTTATTTTCCAGATATAGAACCTATGAAATTTAATAATAAAGCTATATATGTAAGAATATTTAATGGATTAAAAAATATAATAAAATAAAAATAATGAAGCTGATGAAAAAATTACTTAATACATCAGCTTCATTTTATTTTTAATTATCTCATCAATAACATCATTTTTTTAGTAAGTGCTTTAGTTGCTTTGATAT encodes the following:
- a CDS encoding DUF4234 domain-containing protein: MKNRNIALCIILTFVTCGIYSLFWNVNLNNDFAEHNGKEKNGWMIILLSIITCGIYYFVWIYRMGEEIEKAGGKNEGIVYLLLSLFGFGIIAMALIQHQENELCPKVENLY
- a CDS encoding DUF2752 domain-containing protein, whose protein sequence is MSKSREFILVIFIGAFISFIAGIVFNKSICLFINIFGLPCPSCGMTRAYISLGHLDIKKAFYYHPLFWSVPLILLGYKNKKIIYILGILFISVWLVRMYLYFPDIEPMKFNNKAIYVRIFNGLKNIIK